CTCAGGGTGGTACTCTGATCGGTTCCGCTCGTTGCTTGTCTTTCCGCGAGAGGCCTGGCCGACTCCGAGCTGCTAAGAACATGATCATGCGTGGAATTGATGCATTGGTTGTTTGCGGTGGTGACGGTAGTTTGACCGGTGCCGATGTCTTCCGCTCCGAATGGCCTGGCCTCCTGGAGGAATTGGTGAAGACGGGAGAGTTGACCCCAGAGCAGGTCGAGCCTTACACAGTATTGAACATTGTCGGTCTCGTGGGATCAATTGATAACGACATGTCCGGGACAGATGCTACCATTGGCTGCTATTCGTCGTTAACTCGTATCTGTAatgctgttgatgatgtcTTCGACACAGCATTTTCTCATCAGCGAGGCTTTGTTATTGAAGTCATGGGCCGGCACTGTGGTTGGCTTGCTCTGATGGCGGCCATTGCCACGGGCGCAGACTGGCTGTTCATTCCCGAGATGCCTCCCAAAGATGGCTGGGAGGATGACATGTGCGATAACATTACCAAGGTGGGCCGCATGAAGTTGAATTGGCGTCTGAAGACTAACGTTTACTCTTGACAGAATCGTGGCGAACGTGGCAAGCGCAGAAcaatcgtcatcatcgccgaaGGAGCGCACGATGAACAGCTCAACAAGATTACAAGTGACAAGGTCAAAGATATCCTCACTGATCGCCTCGGGCTGGACACCCGAACAACAATTCTTGGACACACACAACGAGGAGGATCTGCCTGCGCCTACGATCGTTGGTTGTCGACCTTGCAGGGAGTGGAGGCCGTCCGAGCTGTTTTGGACATGACACCggaatctccttctccagtcATCACAATTCGCGAGAACAAGATCATGCGCACGCCATTGATGGATGCGGTCAAGGAGACGCAGGATGTCGCGGCACATATCAAGAAGAGAGACTTCATAGGCGCGATGGAATTGCGCGACCCCGAATTCAAAGAATACCACTATGCCTACAAGAACACGGCCACACCGGACCACCCGAAACTCGCCCTTCCCGAAGGAAAGGTAGGAGCAACCCGCTCTTTAATCAACAACCCCGGCTAATATGAAACAGAGAATGCGAATTGCCATTGTCCATGTTGGCGCTCCTGCAGGAGGAATGAACCAGGCTTCGCGGGCTGCCGTGGCATACTGTCTAACGCGCGGGCACACACCAATCGCCATTCACAACGGATTCCCCGGCCTGATCCGGCATCACGCAGATAAGCCTGTAGGCTCAGTGCGCGAGGTCAAATGGGTTGAGACAGACGCCTGGGTAAACGAGGGTGGTTCAGACATTGGCACAAACCGTGGCCTTCCCTCAGAAGACTACGAGACTACCGCCCAATGCTTCGAAGCAAACAAGTTCGACGCGCTATTTGTCGTCGGTGGATTCGAAGCCTTCACAGCCGTCTCCCAGCTCCGCCAGGCGCGTGAGAAGTACGAAGCCTTCAAGATCCCCATGGTCGTTTTGCCGGCCACAATATCAAACAACGTCCCAGGCACAGAATACTCGCTCGGAAGCGACACCTGCCTGAATGCTTTGATCGACTTTTGCGACTGCATCCGGCAAtccgcttcctcgtcgcgcCGTCGTGTCTTCGTCATCGAAACGCAGGGTGGTAAATCAGGGTATATCGCCACAACAGCCGGTCTGGCGGTTGGCGCCGTCGCGGTCTATATCCCCGAAGAAGGGATCGATATTAAGATGCTCGCCCGCGACATAGACTTCCTCCGCGACAACTTCGCCCGTGACAAGGGCGCCAACCGTGCTGGAAAGATCATCATGCGCAACGAGTCCGCTTCTTCCACATATACCACACAGTTCATCGCAGACATGATCAAGGAAGAAGCCAAGGGACGGTTCGAATCTCGCGCCGCTGTCCCCGGACACTTCCAACAGGGCGGCAAGCCTTCGCCTATGGACCGCATCCGCGCCCTGCGCATGGCCATCAAATGTCTGATGCACCTAGAAACCTACGCCGGAAAGACCAAGGACGAAATCGCCTCAGACGAGATGTCCGCCACCGTCATCGGAATCAAGGGCTCCCAGGTCCTGTTCTCGGTTATGGGTGGTGAAGCCGGTCTCGAGAAGAATGAGACGGATTGGGCCCGTCGCCGGCCCAAGGCTGAGTTCTGGCTCCAGTTGCAGGATACGGTTAATATCCTATCTGGCCGCGCGAGTGCAAAGGATACTTGGTCGTGTtatgaagatgatgacaaGGTTTATGCGCGGTCGCATGCTCCATCCCCTTCATATGTCTGATGAGGACTAAGTGAAGCAAACGATGCGGATGGGGGAAGATGTCACAGAATGACAGGTTTTGGGATTCATTTTGGACCGATGTAGCCTTAATTCCCCTTACGAATGATAAACATGTAGTGAATGAATGGATTGATGTCCTAGACAATGACATGCATCTACCTAAGTTAGTTAAGCTGGTGCTAATTATGTATACCTATAATACTTTCAGGGGAGAAAGTCTCCacatggccatcaaggacggtACTGTATAGTCATGACCTAAATCATGGAACATGGACAATGAATGCCTGTTGGTAGAAGGATCATGGTAGGGATTTCTGGATACTAGCTAGCTCGTCCAGAAGTTGTACCGTTTCAGCTGGGCTGGCGATCCACGCAGTCGTGGAAGCAAGACGGGCCTGCACATGTCAACTTAACATTCCATGATGGATAAAAGAAGTCGACAAACCTTGAAATCATTGGCACCGGCCGATAAGAACTGATCACCGACATGCAAAGTGCGCGCGGGGTCAATGCCGCCAAAATACTGCTGGCAAGCACGCACACCCCATGATTTATCGCCGATATCAACGAACACGTCGTTGCCACCTGTTAGTGATTGAGATTAGCATACAAACATAATAGGTCAGGGTAGGATGTTGGTTAGAAATGTGATAGGAGACGGAAAGGGGAGCAACCATTGAAAGCACAGAACGGGAGTCGAGTTCCGACCTGGGACCGTTCGACTGTATTCtggacgacgaggacagtTTCCTCTAGCTGTTCGCGAGACAGCCGGCCTTTATTCTGCGGGTAGACGCCGACTGCCCGATCCTTGCGGAGGACGGATACTGGGAGGTTAAGGTTCGCGACGCAGGCGCGAAGGGAGGACTCTGCGATGTTTAGAAGCTCTGtgatgtcttcttctttccaggtGGCCATTTCGCCGATCATCCACTTCTCGCGCGGGACGTAGATGAGCTTATGTGGGGAGGATGCGTCGTATCGGAAGAGATAGTTGCTTTCGCCGCCCATGACGATGAGGCCGGAGCGTTGCTGATCGGTGAGATCTTGGGAGTCGTGCATGACGTCGAGAAGGCCCTTTAGGCGCTCGTAGTATTTGGCTTCTTCTGTGTAGCCGGCGGCTGTGACGATTCCGACTTTGATGtcctgctgaagaaggcggatGATGCGCGGGATAGCGGCGTTATCGGGCGTCATGTTAGTTCCGTCGTCGTATAAAGTTACATCTCCATCGAAGGTGACAAGTTCTAGGCCCCGGGCGTGAACCAAGCCAAGGAGCTGGGCGGAGTTGAGAATCAGGCGGATATCGTTGAATGAGGGAGCGACGAAGCGCCGTCTGCTGATGAAACGTTGTTGATCTTGGTACTTGAATGCGTCCTTCAAGTATACCCTGGTGAAGAACGAGCCGACTGTTGGAACAaggagcttcagcttcgacTTTCCGGCAGCACCGCTGAGTTCATGTTCAACTGTTTCAGTCAGTAATTAGCTTTATAGAGGAGAGGTAGAGCTACTGTGATCGTCCATAAGGCCCTCGACATCTCGGAAGATTTCCGCGTAGCGCTGGTGAGTGTCGAGTGCGACCTCTGTGAGTTTTTTGCTGTGCTCTTGGTAGACGGCGGTGGGCTGTGAATGTAGCACAAATGGAACGGCCAGAAGGCCCTGAGGGTTCATTAGATAGCGAAGAAAGAGATATTCCACAGAGACGGACCTTAATCCATTCAATCTAGGACGAAGTTAGTAAGAGACCGGGACCGGGACTGGGTTTTGGAGAACCTACCAATTGGTCTCGACGGTGAGTCTACAGATGGATTAGCAAGAGGTATTTGGAGGTATCTGTACCAACATACCTTGAGGGCGTCTGGAGGACGTCAGTTGGTGGAAATAGCAGTGAGTGGGATGCTTACATTCAACGCGATAGCGGGTAGTCATGGTGTATTAGAAGTAAAGCAGGAATTGTAAAAAGACTGTGAATGCtagagatgatgaagaaacgACGGACTGTCCCCCTTAAGAGTCGAGATAAGAGGAACGAAGTGGCACAAGCAAGGGAGAGCaacaggaagagaagctgTCTGGACTGGATCGACGCTGCCGCTGTCAAGACACAGACGCTTCCTGGTTGGCTGGCAGTGGCCGCCTGAGGCACCAAAGGGAGAGCTTATCAGCTGATAGATCACGGGATTGTTTATCAGCCAAAAGCGGGCTAGCGTGGTCGCACCACGCCGAGAGCCGGATCGCCTGAATGGTAAGGCATCAACCACTTACCAGTCGACTCGAACATATTTGAAAGACATATTTGAAAAGTGCGGCGACAACAGTCTTGTTGGAAACTGCAAATCCCCGAGGTCACAGAAACAGCTCGACTCTCGAGTCAGTCTGGGCTCGGGCAACAGCACCAATGGCAAGCCTCGGGCGATCTCCGTGTTCTCCCCCAATGTGGAGTCTCACAAGgcggggatggatgggatagTAATTGGTAATCCCCAAAGGTTCACAAGTCGACATTCTCGACAACATCTCAAAGTCGACAATATCAGAAAGAATGCCCGAGAATCGCATCTACCCGCTCGCCAGACCCCCAGGGCATAAGCCGCCCATGGAGCGGTGGAAGCTCGAGTTCCCCAACAGTTCCAGCCCTACTATCTACACAGCATACATAGGCATCCAGCGGCACAACTCCACCCCAGACACCCTATCCGCATTTTCAAACGCCACAGAAGCCATACAAGACTGGCTCAGCAGCGGAAAGGACAACGACACCGTAGCAGAAAAATTCACCTTCATCGAAGGCGACGACGCCCCGTCTTCCCTAACATGGGTGTGCTACTGGtccaaccaagccctctACTCATCCCACATATCATCGCTGAACCTGTCAAATATCTACAATGCCACCGGCAAACCAGGCTCAGACTCAATCGGCCTCTGGGTAGAAAAATTCACAACCCCAATCTCCCGCCTCGAAACAAACTACTCGGGGCTCGACTACCTCCCCGGTCTAGCGCGTCTGCCTGGGTCAGAGACTGTCGGCCACACACTAACGGCGTACTGGGGCGCCGCGCGAGACCGGATCCCCGACTCGGCTAATGATTTGTTTGGGCGGCCTGCCGGTGAAGAGATTGATAGCAGTAGCACGGACCCTTCGCCGTTGCcgtcgccgacgccgacACCGGCAGGATTGCAGCAGAGATTAGCGGGTGTAAACCGGTTCGACAACCTCGTGCATATCCGCTCCGGGCAGTTCTGGGGGAATTGCGACGCCGTAGAGACAGAGGCGTATGAGGCGCAGTTGGAGCCGAGTCTGCGTGCTGGACTgcggtgggtttgggagaACAGGGAGGAATCTGGTGCGATGGGACTGCGGTTTGTTCGTAATGTCCCGCTTTCGAACCAGGCTGCGAATGAGGTTGAATCTACTGGACCCCACGCCAAGGAAACATGTGCAGCGGGCTTCTTCCGCAACCTCGAGGACCTGGAGCGCTGGGCAAAGCGGCATCCGTCGCATTTGAAGATTTTTAATGGGGCGATTCGGCATGCGAAGGCTTTTGGGGATGCTAGGAAGTTCAGGACGTGGCATGAGGTTTCTGTGCTGAAGAAGGGGGAGGCAGAGTTTGAGTATGTGAATTGTCTCCCTGAGACGGGGGTGATAcggtttcttcctctccagggGGAGGatttatagttatagtaCGGTTAATGTAAGGTTGCGGTGATAATCATAGACATTCCAACGTCAGTATATACCCAATCCTGGAGTAATACAACCCTTTCTACATATATCATCGCAGTCATCTCGTCATGAATGACCTCCACATAATATATCATAACCAAAGATCCCAGTTCCCAATTAGACATGCTCCCTGCGCTCCTCCTTAGCcttctcaccctcaccaACATTCATACTCGCCACCTGCGCAGCAGCCACATCCTGATCCtcgcccatcttctcctgGACCAGATCTCTAGTCTCAGCATCCCTGTTACCATACAAACCGATCTTATACCATGGCAGCTGGAACAACGAATCCATACTCTCCAGAGTCCGCCCCGCAGTCTCAGGGATACTAAACAGCACCCAAATTCCACCAAGGACGGTCACGGCGCCGAAACACCAGAATGTACCCTTGGGGTCGATCCCGCCCTGCGCCGTGGGCAGAAGCATATTCGGCACAGCACGGGCGTTACCGTACTGGTTTGCAAAGTGCAGCGTCATGGCGGTGGAAGTTGCCAGGGCGCGAATGCGCAGCGGGAACAGTTCAGCGGTTAGCAGGTACTGCATGGAGTTCCAGCCGAGCGCCCAGCCTACACCGGAGATGTAGATCATGGCGATGGCGCCGCGGGAGGGGCCGGCCTGGTGGGTGGGGAGctcgaagtcgtcgacgacgccgaGCTCGGGGACGGCTGTTAAGAAGCCGGCGATGTAGACCATGGAGATGGCCTGCAGGGTGATTCCGATGAGGAGGGCGCGCTTGCGGCCGATgacgtcgacgaggaagagcgcgcagacgacggcggcgacgagctTGACGATTCCGAAGACGgcggtgacgaggaggccctCCTCGGAGCCGGAGATGCCTAGTAGGGCGAAGAGCTGGGGTGCGTAGACGGTGATGGAGCCGGCGCCGGACCATTGTGAGAGGATCTGGACGCCGGTGGCTAGGTAGAGACGGTACAGGTTGGAGGGCACCATGACGGCCTCTTTGACGACGCCGAACCAGCCGAGGCCGTGGGTTGCTTCCATTTCGGCCTCGTGCGAGTTCTTGATCCCGGACAGCTCTTGGATAACGTAGGGGTGGTCAGGGGGGAGGTTGCGGATGCGAGAGAGGTTGATCAGAGCCTGGTCGTAGTTGTTTCGCTTGATAAGGTAGCGCGGCGACTCGATCTGGAGGAAcgagaggatgaagatgaggccGGCGAATATGATGTGCAGACTAGTAGGTACGAGCTTATAAAAGTTAGTGTTTAGTGTTTTGACTTATGTAGGGCTACTCACCCAGCGGTCATGCGTGTTGTCTCCCATGTTGACCTCACAGCCATAGTTGGCAAAGTAGGCCACGACGATTCCAATGTAAACGAAACCAGTGAAGATACACGTGCACAGGCCACGAATTTGCGCCGGAGCCTGGAACAGTTAGATCTCGAATCAGCAAGTGGGAAAAGCAGACGTACGATTTCACTGAGATAGACCGGGGCCACCACGACCGTCGCGCCAACACCGAGCCCAGCAACCAGTCGTCCAGCATAGACAGCAGCGAGGTTGCCCCCGTGGCCCATGAAGATGGCTATGCCCAGGATCCATACGAGACACAGACCGCGACAAGTCCAGAGACGGCCGAAGATATCACAGAAGAGAAAAGCACTGGCAGGTTAGCGCGGTGTGGTTAGGGTTAATGTTGGGAACACTCACATAAGAGCACCACCGACACTGCCCAGCTGCACCATCGCAGTGACATTTGCGCGGATGTTGGTCTGCTCGACCTCGCCGTACGAGTCGAAATTGATAGTGCGCTGGAAATCCTTCGAATCGAAGGCTCCGGTGATCAAACCCTCGTCGACACCACGGGCAGCGCCCATGAGGCCGAACGTGAGCACCGCAAACCAAAGGCGCCAGTTCAGGACCTCCTTGGGCGCGCCATCCAGCTTGAGCCGGAAGACGTTCAAGGGCTGCTTCGGACCGCCCGCCATTTTGAAAAAGAATGCACACGCAGGGAGGAAAGCAGAGAGCTgagagcggaggaggagatagAGGGGTacggagaaaaagaaaagaggcagTCCTgaccctccttctctgccGCACAAGGAGGCACGCCTTTATAGGAATCGTCCgcgaaacagaaaaaaaagactCAGCGGTAGCGTAACATCGTCGGTGAATGAGCCAGCGTCTCCAACAACGAATCAGTCCACCCTTCGGAGGTTGTCCGCAAACTGGCGATTCCGGAGCAGCTTCCAGTGTGAGGGAAGGCCAGTGAAAGCCATGGCAGGGCCCAGCAAGCCATCAGCAATGCGGCTGGGGTGATTGGTCCCAGACAACCAAAATGCGGAGACAGCGAGGGCCGATCAGCGCGGGGACTGGAGAGTGCTGGAGAGTTTTATGGGGACTTGGAGAGTGTGGGCGCTCGGAGATGACCCGTACTCTTGACTGGGGCGAATCTTGGGTGGAACCAGACAAAGACACGCGGTGGTCTGTTCGAGAGCCTGGAGAAAATGTCCGAAACCCGGAGTGCAGCTGCTGTCTCGTCGAAGATTCGTCTGCATGGCGGCATGGCCGAGAGTTGCTCCATGGAGGCGATCGCTGGGGGCGTGTGCTTGACATCCTTgtctgctggagctggccaacCCCAGAAAGGCCCAGAAAAGGCCACGCCGGCCTTGGCAAAGCTTTAAACTGCTTGAATTCAAGTAATGCCAAGTGGCTGGGGTGCCGGAAATGTGCGATTCCCGATGTTCTCCCGGGTTGACACGCTGCACGTCTGGGACTCTCTGGGCCGCTTCACACACTAATCACGAACAGATTGTCATTAACTTGTATTATTCACGAGCTAAACTTATAGGCTAGATACCCACACGTCCACGTGCCGTCAAGGTCGCCACTTAAACGCAGGATTGCGCCAATCCAAGTCCTGCACCTGCTTCTGCGACAGCCCGGACAGCGCCTGGTCCACGTCTGTGTGCGCGCGCCGCCGATTATCCCACTTCATCCACGCCCACAGAGCCGCGCTCAGAATCAAGCACATGCTGCTCGTCGCCAGGTTCAGCCCGTTGCCGATGTGGTAGTTCGGCTTGTCGAAGTCCAGGAACGACCACGTCGAGACCAACCCGCCCACGTTGCCTAACATCACGTTCGTCCCGATCGCGGCCGACCTCGCTGTGTCGGAGACGACGTTGTTGCTGACGTGTGCGTTGGTGAGAGCCCCGAATGCGAAGGCGCCGCTGGCGATTAGGAATGTCGCGCCGTATCGCACCTGTGCGTCGGTCGATGCGAGGAACATGATATACCCCGTCATCATGAGGGGCGGGCCTGCGACGAAGAAGGCCAGCCGGTTATCCCACCGCCAGCTGAGGAAGGGGAATAAGACGGTGAAAAAGGCCCCGACGACGTATGGCGGGACGGTgtgcagctgctggctgaCGACGCTGGCGTCAGGGTAGATGGTGCGGACAATGGTCGGtgcgaagaaggcaaggCCCTggacggtgatgttgttcaggaggaagatgaacgACGTGGCCAGGGTAACTGGGCTGAAGATACCCCGGAGGAGCTTCGTGGTATCGATGCGATCGAGCACTTCGGTCGTCGCGACACGTTCAGACTTCAGTCGTGCAATGGCCAggtctttctcttcttgcgTGAGCCATCTCGCCGTCTCTGGTCGGTCGGTCAGAGTGAAGAAGGCAATCACTGCCAGGGCAATCGTCACGATCCcttcgatggcgaagatcaTCCGCCATGTATGTAGACTGCCGAAGTGATCCAGTGTGAGAATGGCAGAGGCCAACAGCCCTCCAAAGGCCCCGGCGAGAGGCGCCATGACAATATACAGCGACAACCGGAACGCGAGCTCGCTGCGGCGATACCAGCGACTCAAGTAATACGCAATGCCTGGAAGCATGCCTGCTTCGAAAATTCCCAGCACGAATCGCACCCCAGCGGCCTCTGCAAGCGTGTCTACGAACGCTGTCGCGACAGACGATACGCCAAAGAGCAGTGTCGACAGGGGCAAGAACCAGCCGGGCCCAAGCCATTTGCAGGCAAGATTACACGGAATCTCGAAAACAATGTACGAGATGTAGAAAATAGACAGGACGACATTATAGTCGTTGCCAGCGAGGCCCAGATCGGTGTCGAAGCCTGCGAGTCTCGCGTTTCCTGTAGGGCTTGGTCAGTCGGGACACTACAGTATTAGAAGAACTAGTATTGAAGAACATACCGATATTCGCGCGATCAAtaaaacaaaataaataaagcagCGACACCGTAGGAAGCAGGCAGAAGTCCATCTTCCAACGTAGTCGCGACTCGGCCTTCTTGTCGAACTCGAACAGCGCCCGGCCATACTGATCGGTGGCAGCCTGGCCACGACCGGCGAACTGCGTAGGATCTTCGACGGCCTTCAAGTCTTCCTGATGCCCGGCCAGGGCCTTCTCATCGGCCACGTTCGGCTTCTCGTCTGATTTGGCTGCCATGCTGTCGATGCGACTGATGCGATGGGTCTCGGACACCGAAACAGAATCTGGGGAGATAAGAGCTCCACCGCGTCTTTATACCCCAGCGCGTCGGATCAAGCTGCACTCGGATTTACCGACTGGGATCGAAGCACGGCAGGATGCCTCGGAAGCGCTGGTCGGATCCTCCACGAAATGACAGTCTGGGGTATCCGACCTGGGCGCTGTGGGGTGAATGGCAGCAATCTGGTGTCTGGAGGGCGTCGAGCACGGGAATTCTGCTGGCAGACCACGGCATTTGCTCAAGGACAAAGACTGGACGAGCCTAGACAGTGGGAGGCTTGGTTGTGGCTTTTCTCGTCACGTCCGTCCGCGGTTGGGCTGGTCGGGTTGATATCGGCCGTAACTGGATATATCGCTACGGCGAGCTCTACTCGGGATCTTCACTCTTCTAATCTGTACAGGATAAAGTGCATTTCATCTACAAGAGCTTCATGAATCGTGAGACTCCCAAGTCCCCAACTGTGACTGTCAAAGGAAAACTGCAGCAGCGTTGAGTGACAGCCCCAACAAGCGACTTGGCGTACAACCATTACTGCTTcaggcatcatcgccgagcAGAAGGATGCTCTTGGCCAGCTGCCAAGGAGGAAATATGTGCTGCATGACTGGCTGCACGGGCCAAAGGTCAGCCACCAAgtctcgtcttcttctggaaccAATGGTCTCGCGCAAAGTTCACAGAAGCGTTACCAGAAGCGTCACCAGGAAGCAGTCGGCATAAGCAGACGGGGAAGCAGAAAGCTGCGACAACCAGAGTAAAGGGTCAAGCTCTGAGTCTAAACGTCCAAATCTCAAACTGTGTGGGGCGAATGGTGAGCTTTCCAGGGAAAGAAAGTCGGAAGAAACCAGCCAAGGCCCTAAGTCGACACACTCCCCGCAACAGGAGGCCATCCCCGCAGTCTGGAGTGCACTGTGGGACTGCCAACCACGGTTGAGATTGCAGCGCCATTATTGGGCAGCGAATAAGCTGGGAAGTGGGAATTGCCACCTGAGCCCTCCCCCGAGTTTGAAGTTTGTGGGGGTTGCTGCTACCCTGCATTCCATGTGACTCTCCCCACAGAAGTTGTGATAGCATCATAGCAGCTTCGAGATGATATTGATACCGAATTGTAGCAGATACTTTATTATCAACTATATTATCAACTGGGTTTCGCAATGACTCCGCCATTACGGAATACTGGCTGTCCATACATGCTTGTCCATTACCGCCCATCCACTCTACACCGTAGTAGACCACCACCATGATAGAGACATGATGACAAGAAGCTCTTGCAATTGGCAAAAGCACCGGGAAGACAACTACCGAAAGCTATCCTCAAACCTTGTAATGATGCCGCGATCCCTTCCCAGCAAAACCCAAGCCCGCGCCCAGCGCCATGGCCCTTGGCTCGTAAGCACCTTGCACCGTGACTCGAGGAAAAACAAAGGTCGAGAGATCGCTGCCAAAGCTTCGATTCCACATATCGGAAGTCTTCATCCGAAGTCGGAACTTCAGACAACTTACTCATGTCCTCcagggatggagaggagcgGAACGCGAGTCTGACACTGCTGCCCAGGTTTGCCAAGTAGCGCATTGGAGATGGTATCGGAGAAAGCAGGATCGTTAGGTCggaaggatgaagaaatcTTCAAATGTCTATGGTTTAATTGGCCAATGGATCTGAATTACTCGCATCTGACAAGAACACGCCCATTTCGCGCAACcttcctgcttcttcttcgtcaggAGAAAGGACCTGGCCTATGCGTTCTGACCAGTAGCCCCGAATGTAGAGAGGTAAAGACTCATTCTGGTGCGAATATTCGAGCAGAAACTCGTCCATGAGCGACTCGTGCATCCGGTGGGGATTGCGCTCCACATATAAGAGCTCTGTAAGCTCGTCGCTCGGGAGACCATCGCATTGCCCA
This is a stretch of genomic DNA from Aspergillus puulaauensis MK2 DNA, chromosome 8, nearly complete sequence. It encodes these proteins:
- the PFK1 gene encoding ATP-dependent 6-phosphofructokinase (COG:G;~EggNog:ENOG410PI6N;~InterPro:IPR022953,IPR035966,IPR009161,IPR000023, IPR015912;~PFAM:PF00365;~go_component: GO:0005737 - cytoplasm [Evidence IEA];~go_function: GO:0003872 - 6-phosphofructokinase activity [Evidence IEA];~go_function: GO:0005524 - ATP binding [Evidence IEA];~go_process: GO:0006002 - fructose 6-phosphate metabolic process [Evidence IEA];~go_process: GO:0006096 - glycolytic process [Evidence IEA]); this encodes MAPTTLTSQAPLPKRRRIGVLTSGGDAPGMNGAVRAVVRMAIHSDCEAYAVYEGYEGLVNGGDMIKQLHWEDVRGWLSQGGTLIGSARCLSFRERPGRLRAAKNMIMRGIDALVVCGGDGSLTGADVFRSEWPGLLEELVKTGELTPEQVEPYTVLNIVGLVGSIDNDMSGTDATIGCYSSLTRICNAVDDVFDTAFSHQRGFVIEVMGRHCGWLALMAAIATGADWLFIPEMPPKDGWEDDMCDNITKNRGERGKRRTIVIIAEGAHDEQLNKITSDKVKDILTDRLGLDTRTTILGHTQRGGSACAYDRWLSTLQGVEAVRAVLDMTPESPSPVITIRENKIMRTPLMDAVKETQDVAAHIKKRDFIGAMELRDPEFKEYHYAYKNTATPDHPKLALPEGKRMRIAIVHVGAPAGGMNQASRAAVAYCLTRGHTPIAIHNGFPGLIRHHADKPVGSVREVKWVETDAWVNEGGSDIGTNRGLPSEDYETTAQCFEANKFDALFVVGGFEAFTAVSQLRQAREKYEAFKIPMVVLPATISNNVPGTEYSLGSDTCLNALIDFCDCIRQSASSSRRRVFVIETQGGKSGYIATTAGLAVGAVAVYIPEEGIDIKMLARDIDFLRDNFARDKGANRAGKIIMRNESASSTYTTQFIADMIKEEAKGRFESRAAVPGHFQQGGKPSPMDRIRALRMAIKCLMHLETYAGKTKDEIASDEMSATVIGIKGSQVLFSVMGGEAGLEKNETDWARRRPKAEFWLQLQDTVNILSGRASAKDTWSCYEDDDKVYARSHAPSPSYV
- the isn1 gene encoding IMP 5'-nucleotidase ISN1 (COG:F;~EggNog:ENOG410PIQ3;~InterPro:IPR036412,IPR009453;~PFAM:PF06437;~go_function: GO:0000287 - magnesium ion binding [Evidence IEA];~go_function: GO:0050483 - IMP 5'-nucleotidase activity [Evidence IEA];~go_process: GO:0006190 - inosine salvage [Evidence IEA];~go_process: GO:0009117 - nucleotide metabolic process [Evidence IEA]) → MTTRYRVEYALKTHRRDQLIEWIKGLLAVPFVLHSQPTAVYQEHSKKLTEVALDTHQRYAEIFRDVEGLMDDHIEHELSGAAGKSKLKLLVPTVGSFFTRVYLKDAFKYQDQQRFISRRRFVAPSFNDIRLILNSAQLLGLVHARGLELVTFDGDVTLYDDGTNMTPDNAAIPRIIRLLQQDIKVGIVTAAGYTEEAKYYERLKGLLDVMHDSQDLTDQQRSGLIVMGGESNYLFRYDASSPHKLIYVPREKWMIGEMATWKEEDITELLNIAESSLRACVANLNLPVSVLRKDRAVGVYPQNKGRLSREQLEETVLVVQNTVERSQVGTRLPFCAFNGGNDVFVDIGDKSWGVRACQQYFGGIDPARTLHVGDQFLSAGANDFKARLASTTAWIASPAETVQLLDELASIQKSLP
- a CDS encoding phenylacetaldoxime dehydratase family protein (COG:S;~EggNog:ENOG410PVDU;~InterPro:IPR025702;~PFAM:PF13816,PF13826), which translates into the protein MPENRIYPLARPPGHKPPMERWKLEFPNSSSPTIYTAYIGIQRHNSTPDTLSAFSNATEAIQDWLSSGKDNDTVAEKFTFIEGDDAPSSLTWVCYWSNQALYSSHISSLNLSNIYNATGKPGSDSIGLWVEKFTTPISRLETNYSGLDYLPGLARLPGSETVGHTLTAYWGAARDRIPDSANDLFGRPAGEEIDSSSTDPSPLPSPTPTPAGLQQRLAGVNRFDNLVHIRSGQFWGNCDAVETEAYEAQLEPSLRAGLRWVWENREESGAMGLRFVRNVPLSNQAANEVESTGPHAKETCAAGFFRNLEDLERWAKRHPSHLKIFNGAIRHAKAFGDARKFRTWHEVSVLKKGEAEFEYVNCLPETGVIRFLPLQGEDL